The Elaeis guineensis isolate ETL-2024a chromosome 14, EG11, whole genome shotgun sequence genomic sequence CTTGATACTCCTCAAAATTTTGCAAGCCCATTTCTAAATACTTATAGAACTCAGGCATGTACTTGGCAAATTCCGGTCCGGTAGCATAAGCAAGGGCCCCAATAGCAAGCATTGCTTCCTCATGCACAGTAGAACTGCGGCAAGCAAAGATTTGAAGGAACAAGATCATCATCTGATCAGCAGACTGAAgaattatggattttgtctcatcTGAGCCACTCAGTTTCTGAACTATTACTTGAACAACACCACAAAGCAGGGCTTGCAAATCACTTTGTCTTTCCCGGTCATCAGAGGACACTATTTCAAGCTCTACAGTCCGGCTTAATCTGTTCATGATTTCATGAAGTAGATGGGCTATCATGTTTGAAGTTTCGGATATATTAGTGGATCTAACTATCTCATTCAATGTCTCATatgcagaagatcgaagcctagAATTATTAGTATCTGCACGATCAGCTGTAGAAAGAAGAGCTGAAATAATGTCACCAAGAAAAGGTGTGAGAACTGACAAATTTGGCCCTGAATCCTCATAACCCTGGGCAAGAAAATAAATGGCTCCACAAACCTTCTCAGCCACATTGGGGATATCTCTGATACTTTCTAACAACATGGACATGATACGAGGAAGGTTTGCTGGAGTTATTACTGGGTAAGCACTACTTGCAGAATGCAGTATTTCAAAGATCCTTCCAAGAGTCCAGGCTGTTGTGTCCTTGACATGACTATTTTGGTCTTTCATTGCATTGAGCAAGAAATCCAATCCAGCATGAACCAGTGGTGTGAGCTTTTCAAGAGACGGACCTTCAAGAATAGACCCAAATGCAAAAGTGGCAGCCTCACGGCTGCGCCAATCGCTCTTTGTTATGTTACTCTCGACAAAAGGCATCACAAGGGGCACAACTGCATCCCCGACAGTCCTTGCAACAAGTCCAAGGCACGTCCCACCAGCCATGGACAGATTCCAGATACCATCATCTTGGTCCTGATCCTCCTCTTGCTTCAGCAGCGTTTCTAAAAGCATTGGTACTAGCAAAGGAAGAGCCTTTTCAATAAAATGAGAATGAACAGAAGAGTTCCCTTCATCAGCTCCGCCATACTCTTCTTGGAGTTCAATCTCTTCATCGCAGATAGAACTCCAGAATTCAACAGCTTGCAGAGCAACAGGCTCATCATCTCCCCTCACAGCATTTGCAGTCAAAGTGAACAATGCCTGCATGTATGGCTCAAGAATGTCATAATACATAGAGGCTATAGAAACAAGGCACTCAAAGGCTGCCTGTCTAATCTCCAGCTCTTTAGATACAGTGGTCTCACACACAACTTTCATGATGAAATTCCTCTCCATCTCATTGTCAAAGTTAGTCTGAGCAAATAGAAGAGCATTATACAGTGCTCTGACAGCAGCCAGTCGGACTTCAAAGTTATGCTCTGTCTGATTCATACCCTGAACAACAGCAGTTAGAACAGCATTCACTTGTTCCTGCTCCAAGTCCTGAGGAGATACCTCCTCACAGATATACCCCAATGCCTCCAACGTTGCTTGTTTCAGAGGAGCAGGTGCCTGCTGCTGGGTCATGTTGTTTAATAACTGCCTGATGAGATCCTGCCATTCCCGCCTGGGGATTTCGATAGAAGCAACCTTGGCAATCACTTGCGACGAGGTGTGCCGTGCTTCTGATACAGATGATCCAAGAGTCCTTAATAAAGATTCCTTGATTTGGACTTTGATAGAAGAGCTCACGCTGACCCATCGCTGAGTAAGTTCTTCTTTTCTAATTGAGTCCTTTGCATCTAAGGAATTCTTAAGGATAATGCCAGCAAGCCTTCGAGATTCCGGAGGCTTTTGGTCATTTGATAGCTCAACAGATAATGAAAGGAAGAAATGGGGAAGATTCTGTTCCTGAAACTGCTTGAGGTTTTCCTCGGCGGCAGTTCGAATCTTCCCATCCGGAGATTGGGCAGATAGCAAAATCTGGGTAATCTCCATTGCCATTTTACGAACTACAACACAAGCCAGGAAGTCTGATTATGGAAACTAAAATTAGCAAAACTAGGCAGATAAATCAAATGCATGGTATCTAATTTGCAGAAAACCTACCGATTATTCTTAGTGGAAGCATTTATCATATTTTACTAACTTGGAAAAGATTCATAAACTGCCTACTTTAGTTTCTATCATTGTTATATACACTACGTTCATGTTCTCTAACTATGACATGGAATTTCACAACCAAAAGCATACTTGCAAATTTCCCCAAATCAAGCAACATGAAATATCCGTAACAGGACGGAAATCATGACAAAATCAGGAGAAAATCTTTCCCTTGCCCAGGAAAGAGAATCTCTATTGCATAAGCCTTTGACAGTTGTGGATAAAAATACCAATTTTTTGATTATTAAAGTAAAAATGGTCAGGCAGATCCTGAGTCAAACACCAAACGACTATGTAAGAAATCTAAAGACCAATTATAGTATGACCAAAAACAAATTGCAATACAAACATCATTGCCCCCCTCCCCCGCCCCCCAAAAAAACACATACGCAACCGGAAAAAGAATTTAATAAGGAGAAATAAGGCACATTGGTGATTCGCAGGACCTTAACGCTATAAAGCGTAAAGGCGTTGGAGAAATTAAAGGAACGGACCTCTTAATCCCAAGGGAAAGAAACATGCCCAGAAAGGAGAAAAAGGACTTGTGCAACCAAACCGGAACCAAAACCCTAAACCCCAAACCCTACCATCACACTGTAGCCCGAAGGCTCATAAAAACAAGATACCAGCATCTAAAATAACAACGTAGCAAGAACATCTTAAGATAACTAATATAAAAAAGGTCACTTCATCCAGAAACTAAGACCGGATTAAACAAAGGGGGAGATGAATCGCATGTCAATAGCCCGTAACTTAGTACAcagacaaggaaaaaaaaaaaaaaaaagctagagaTCGATGAAATAGCAAAC encodes the following:
- the LOC105057134 gene encoding importin subunit beta-1, with translation MAMEITQILLSAQSPDGKIRTAAEENLKQFQEQNLPHFFLSLSVELSNDQKPPESRRLAGIILKNSLDAKDSIRKEELTQRWVSVSSSIKVQIKESLLRTLGSSVSEARHTSSQVIAKVASIEIPRREWQDLIRQLLNNMTQQQAPAPLKQATLEALGYICEEVSPQDLEQEQVNAVLTAVVQGMNQTEHNFEVRLAAVRALYNALLFAQTNFDNEMERNFIMKVVCETTVSKELEIRQAAFECLVSIASMYYDILEPYMQALFTLTANAVRGDDEPVALQAVEFWSSICDEEIELQEEYGGADEGNSSVHSHFIEKALPLLVPMLLETLLKQEEDQDQDDGIWNLSMAGGTCLGLVARTVGDAVVPLVMPFVESNITKSDWRSREAATFAFGSILEGPSLEKLTPLVHAGLDFLLNAMKDQNSHVKDTTAWTLGRIFEILHSASSAYPVITPANLPRIMSMLLESIRDIPNVAEKVCGAIYFLAQGYEDSGPNLSVLTPFLGDIISALLSTADRADTNNSRLRSSAYETLNEIVRSTNISETSNMIAHLLHEIMNRLSRTVELEIVSSDDRERQSDLQALLCGVVQVIVQKLSGSDETKSIILQSADQMMILFLQIFACRSSTVHEEAMLAIGALAYATGPEFAKYMPEFYKYLEMGLQNFEEYQVCSISVGVVGDICRALDEKVLPFCDGIMSQLLKDLSNSMLHRSVKPPIFSCFGDIALAIGEHFEKYVPYALPMLEGAAELCAHLDASDEDMLDYGNQLRRGIFEAYSGILQGFKNAKAELMIPYANHLLRFTELVFKDTNRDEGVTKAAVAAMGDLADTLGPNTKVLFKDCTFYIDFLGECLQSDDDQLKETATWTKGMIARVLVS